Proteins from a genomic interval of Kribbella aluminosa:
- a CDS encoding glycosyltransferase yields MTGLRIAQLANFVGPTSGGMRTAIEHVGQGYVEAGAERIVITPGEKDVVVETELGTVVRVKAPKVSGGYRLITNPWTVIDILKKFQPTTVEISDKSTLLPVARWARRNDIGTVLFSHERLDAMLALGAARPGQLGGNDVLRPGRMLGGANLRQVWWGADGVKYSQLHMVATVAALYKILGRTYDAVVVTSRYAAAEFDEVTTPLVRIPLGVDLDTFHPSLGEPAQDGVLKLVHAGRLSREKSPHLAVATAAELHRRGVNLRMDVYGTGPHLDELQEIAADAPVHFHGYVDGRRTLAKHLAEADIALSVCPGETFGLAVLEALAAGTPVVTANTGGARELVDETCGRWAPANPTDLADAVLSLANLPGRRSAARRRAELYTWQTCTDRLLTLHSRLARSRLAA; encoded by the coding sequence GATCGTGATCACGCCCGGCGAGAAGGACGTCGTGGTCGAGACCGAGCTCGGCACCGTGGTCCGGGTGAAGGCCCCGAAGGTGAGCGGCGGGTACCGGTTGATCACCAACCCGTGGACCGTGATCGACATCCTGAAGAAGTTCCAGCCGACCACGGTCGAGATCTCCGACAAGTCGACGCTGCTCCCGGTCGCCCGCTGGGCCCGGCGGAACGACATCGGCACGGTCCTGTTCAGCCACGAACGCCTGGACGCGATGCTCGCCCTGGGCGCCGCGCGGCCGGGTCAGCTCGGCGGGAACGACGTACTGCGGCCCGGCCGGATGCTCGGCGGGGCGAACCTGCGCCAGGTGTGGTGGGGCGCCGACGGCGTGAAGTACAGCCAGCTGCACATGGTCGCCACCGTCGCCGCGCTGTACAAGATCCTCGGCCGGACGTACGACGCGGTCGTGGTGACCTCGCGCTACGCGGCGGCCGAGTTCGACGAGGTGACGACGCCGCTGGTGCGGATCCCGCTCGGGGTCGACCTCGACACGTTCCACCCGTCGCTGGGCGAACCGGCCCAGGACGGCGTACTGAAGCTCGTCCACGCCGGGCGGCTGTCCCGGGAGAAGAGTCCGCACCTCGCGGTCGCCACGGCGGCCGAGCTGCACCGCCGCGGCGTGAACCTGCGGATGGACGTGTACGGCACCGGCCCGCACCTCGACGAACTGCAGGAGATCGCCGCTGACGCGCCGGTCCACTTCCACGGGTACGTCGACGGCCGCCGTACCCTCGCCAAGCACCTCGCGGAGGCCGACATCGCGCTGTCCGTCTGCCCCGGCGAAACCTTCGGCCTCGCCGTCCTCGAAGCCCTCGCCGCCGGCACCCCGGTGGTCACCGCGAACACCGGCGGCGCCCGCGAACTGGTCGACGAAACCTGCGGCCGCTGGGCCCCCGCCAACCCCACCGACCTCGCCGACGCAGTCCTGTCACTCGCCAACCTCCCCGGCCGCCGCTCGGCGGCCCGCCGCCGGGCCGAGCTCTACACCTGGCAAACCTGCACCGACCGCCTCCTGACGCTCCACAGCCGCCTCGCCCGCTCGCGCCTCGCGGCCTGA